From the genome of Ostrinia nubilalis chromosome 1, ilOstNubi1.1, whole genome shotgun sequence:
ccgctaccatccgggcaatatagaaatcattgggggaggcctatgttcagcagtggacgtcctgtgactgaaatgatgataatgaaaatacataaaatataagaaatatCCCAACTGTGgatcttattatttttatatcaaagaCCATAATATTCACGGCACATCTCTAAAGCCACAACAATAACATttactagtccagtcaatgaatgccttaacgacggtgtagagagaaatccgtggaacacaatttctgacctcgggactttatttagcctagttaggtggtgaacatagcaaaagtccccgcccttagcccttgagccggcagggagaggggggtttaaaggtaccacttttcggtttttcgcttaatcctcggaaactatgcgtcctagtgacatgactactatgaaccaaaaaaagcttattcaatttgctacaggcgagaccgtcaagtttttctatatcttgtatagtttttgcggcatctgctctagaaggtctgtaaaattggaaatttaatttttgtcttacatgttcctatcaggagaaaatcgactaaatcaacattgagcaaacactatagacatgcgggagcatgttaagcctagttccagggaggggactgcaccgtgcgtatatttatacgaaccaattggagccacttttgactcctcatcattcaaaaactactgtgcattaactcttcaaatttggctcatgtattgagacttgcaagatatacatcagctttaaatttcataaatatacctcaaacggttatttaggtattgacgttcaaaaatcgacatttagaacactaaaatctatctatcacctgtgaaatgttaaaatttactggttttttatttgttcctttgtatttacataactacctttctggatgccaaatttgaaacttcgaggtcatctggaaatggttagaatttggtatatagatcagacatgtagatttttggacgtcaatacctaaagaaccgtttgaggcatatttatgaaatttgaagctgatgtttatcttgcaagtctcaacacatgagccaaatttgaagtgttaatgcacagtagtttttgagtgatgaggaatcaatagtggctcaaagtggttcgtctaaatatacgcacggtgcagcccctccctggaactaggcttaacatgctcccgcatgtctagaatgattgctcaatgttgatttagtcgattttctcctgatgggaacatgtaagagaaaaataaaatttccaattttacagaccttctagagcagatgccgcgaaaactatacaatttatcaaaaaagttgactatctcacctgtagcaaattgaatatgctttttttggttcatagtagtcatgtcactaggacgcatagtttccgaggattaagcgaaaaaccgaaaagtggcacctttaaacccccctctccccgccggctcaagggctaaggacggggacttttgctatgttcacctcctaactagtctaaataaagtcctgaagtcagaaattgtgttctacagttttccatctataatgctttattgactggactattacaTGCGTACACGGACATGTATTGGCGACTGGCGATGAAGTCAACGTGTTTCCCCACTGGCAGCCGAACCTTCGCCCGGGAGAATGCGTATTCTAATCACTAGTGAAATATTTCAAGGCATGACGTAGtacgtatttattataatttttgtgATCACCTTTTAGTTGGAATCTAATTAGTTTTTACCATAGGATATTCTGATTGTATTTAGCTAGGGTGTTAAGGTGTTTTTCTACTTAATTTAATAGATTAGCGAGTAAAGAGAACAGTAGCAAGTAGTACCTAGTTAGTGGGTTGGTGTTTTTTCAATGGGCTACCTATAATTTCAGATTCATCTTGGAATTTTCACTCAGAGGCCTTATCGTAGAACCTTTCCACTGAAATCGCAAAGCAATCGCTTTAAAACCTATTTTCATGACGGAATCTGTCACTGAATTCAAAACACTGGTATGCGGTggtaaaagacatcaacgcgttaGCGATGATTATGAGCttgattttttaaaagttactgattttttttatttatacgagTAGTAATTAAAGCTCTCATGCGTACGTAATGATCATTCTACATTTTGTTGATATCTAAGTTAACTTATACGATCTTTTTTTCAATAGATTAAATTACAATGTTGTAAATCCCGTCTTCATAGCACCAAACAAACGTGCAGGCATATTTATGTTAATTGTAATAGATATGGGAAACACCTACATGAGCACAGCCTCCGATTCGCGGTAAACGGCGCGGCTTGTTTTTTTGTTGCATAGTCAAGTTATTTGTGTATCGCTTTATAAAGACTCGGCGCGGTGTCGTAAGAGCATTACGTTTCGGGAGCTTCGCAATTATGGAGCTCGCAGTGTGTGCCATTGTGTCGGTCCTGGTGACCTTACAACCTGTGTTGGGCACCCCCCATGGATATGGAGTGAAGAACGGCGCGGTTGCTCAAGGTATGGCTTTCCCTTTGTATCAATAACCCGTAGTTGTCTTAAATAAGTGATGATTATTTAGAAATGATAACGAATTCAATTCCCGATTTGAGTGAATGTTTCGCTGTAATAGTGATAATTGTAactgtaataatgtaataatgatGATATTAGTCAAAGCTACTGCGTGACTGTCTTCaaagttttgttttgtaattaagaaataattggattctctttattattaattacactTAATTATTTCTTAAACAAGTTTCTGCTATAGATGGTACTAATACTCCCTAATACGCTTTCAGCGATAAGATCGCCTATTTGTTAAGTTATTCAATCGTTGATAGATTAGATGAGTACCTACTCTTTTAAACTTAACTTCgttttgtgtaataatttatttaggatCCTATTTAATGACAGGCAGACATCCTTGAGGTATATTAGGTTTTATTGTGCGGATCTACAAGTATCCAAACGATGCTATTGCAGAATACCTAATTAAATTAGCATTAGGTAGGAAAACATAtgcttgaaaaataaaaataagaaatacctaagTGCTTTAATAACCTGTAGTGCTAGTATACATTCAAATAAcgaaaaatgtttattatatttcaGCCGTGGCCGGTGCTGCTGCTGGTGCCTTCTCCGGGGCAGCCGCCCTGCCCATCGCCTTGCCCCACGGCGCTGGTTTCTCAGGCAGCTACTCCAAGTCCTCTTCATCCAGCTTCGCGTCATCTAGCGCTAGTTCCAGTTCAAGTTCCTTCAGTTTTTCTGGTTCAGGAATACCAGGAGCAATTGGAGGTTGCACGTCAGGCATTTGTCAAAATGGTGACGGTGCAAACGCGGGTGCTTCGAATGGAAATTTGAATGGGTTCACACATAATGGGGCGGCCGGTCTCGCTGCTGCACAAGCCGGTGCTATTGCAGGATCCCAGTCATATAACAAAGGCGGCGTAGTTCCATCGTGCTCGGGAGCTGATTGCCCCAAACAAAGTGACGCTGACTGTAAAGGCCCCAATTGTAGTGGTGATTCTGATAAGTGTGAATCTGGACAATGTGGACCTTCAACgtataataatcaaattaaaggAGGATCGGCAGAAGCACAAGACAGCTCTTCAAGCTTAAGTAACAATCTGAATACTGAGTACAATAGTAAATGCACATCGGGTGATTGTGGTACAACGCCACATAAAGAGGCATCACCTTCAAGTTATAATCCCTCGAACAACTGCGCATCTGGGCAGTGCGGACCATCTCCAAGCACTGGAGGTGTATCTCCCGCTTATGGCGTTAGTAGTTACTCCAGCGGCCCTAGTGAAAAATGCAGCTCAGGTCAATGTGGACCATCACCGGGAACCGGAAGTGTAACACCCAGCCTTGGTGGCAACAGCTATCCTAGCGGCCCTAAAGAAAAATGCACCTCGGGACAATGCGGGCCTTTACCAGGATCCGTAAGTTCCGGAAGTGTAACACCCAGCTTTGGTGGCAACAGTTACCCTAGCGGGCCGAATGTATCTCCAGCCATTGGCGGCAACAGTTACCCCAGCGGCCCTAATGAGAAATGTACCTCAGGACAATGCGGGCCGTCAACAGGAACCGGGAGTGTAACTCCAGCTTTTGGTGGCAATAGTTACCCCAGCGGACCGAATGGAACTCCAACTTTTGGCGGAAATAGTTACCCCAGCGGCCCTAATCAGAAATGCACATCGGGACAATGTGGGCCATCACAAGGATCCGGAAGTGTCACACCCAGCTTTGGTAGCAACAGCTATCCTAGCGGCCCTAATGAGAAATGTACCTCAGGACAATGTGGGCCATCAACAGGAACCGGGAGTGTAACTCCAGCTTTTGGTGGCAATAGTTACCCCAGCGGCCCGAATGTAACTCCAGCCTTTGGCGGTAATAGTTACCCCAGCGGCCCTAATGAGAAATGCACATCGGGACAATGTGGGCCATCACCAGGATCCGGAAGTTCCGGAACCGTAACACCCACCTTTGGTGGCAACAGTTATCCCAGCGGCTCAAATGAGAAATGCACCTCAGGACAATGTGGTCCGTCAACAGGAACCGGGAGTGTAACTCCAGCCTTTGGCAGCAACGGTTACCCCAGTGGCTCGAATAAAACTCCAACCTTTGGCAGCAACAGTAACCCCAGCGGCCCTAATGAGAAATGTACCTCAGGACAATGCGGGCCGTTAACAGGAACCGGCAGTGTAACTCCAACCTTTAGCAGCAACAGTTACCCCAGCGGTCCAAATGAAAAATGCACCTCTGGACAATGTGGGCCGTCAGCAGGAGCCGGAGGTGTAACTCCAGCCTTTGGCAGCAACAGTTACTCCAGCGGTCCTAATGAAAGATGCACATCAGGTCAATGTGGACTAGCTCAGAGTTCCGGAAATGTAGCTCCCGCTTTTGGCAGTAACAGCTACCCCAGTGGCCCTAATGAAAAATGCACATCAGGACAATGTGGACCGACACAGGGCTCCGGAAGTGTACCTTCTGCTTTTGGCGAAAATTATAACTCCAATAAACCTAACGATAAATGTACCTCAGGGCAATGTGGATCTTTGCCAGCAAACGGTAATTCATCTCCAAATTACGCTTCAAACAATAAACACGACATCCCTATAAATACACCTAGAGGCACTACTCCGAAACCAAATAACTATCCATCTCAAGGTTTCAATAATAATCCGGGATTTACTAGCCAAAGTGGTTCTGGGTGTCCTTTTGGAAACTGTGGAACATTGCCATCATCAAATCCTACAACAACTTACTCGTATGTCCAGGGTTCAACAAACACCTACTCTAAACCAAACTATTCCAATCAAAATTCAGTAGGTTGTACTACTCCCGATTGCGATAATGGCGCTTATAACCCTCATGCGTCTGCTCCAAGCAGCGCTTCAGCCCCAACTTATAATAAACCTGCTACGTATTTAACAGCGCCTAAACAGGCACCATCGTGTACGTCGCCAAACTGTCAACCAGCTGTTATAAGCCCTGGATATAATCCATCTAGACCTATTACACCAGGAACTGGAGATTATCCTAATATTCAAACAATTGCGCAAACACCTATCTGCACCAACGGTAACTGTGGTCAAACTCAACCACTCTACCCTAGCAGTTACTCGGTACCCTTGATTCCCAGTCAGCAAAACTCTGCCTATAGACCATCAGAGCCTAAATGTACTTCAGCAAACTGTGGTGCAAATAACCCTTCAGCACCATCAAATGTCCCTGTAAATGAGCCTAGTAATTACCCAACTACTCAACAACAGATACCACATAAAGGTGTTCCTAGTTTCAAACCATCTTCACCTCAAGACGCTCCATCAGTTCCAACTTATACTTCGAATCAACCCCCTAAAGCAACATCTGCTCCTGTATACAATAATCCAAAAGACGATGGTTCTATTCCTCCTTTCGTTGCTCTGACCCCACCAAATTGTAGTGGATCTACATGTCCTGACAGTCCCTTGAAACAACCTAATTACAACCAAAATGCTGTAAGCACCGCTTCCGCGGGATCTTCGTCAACCGGTTCCAACTATGTTGGAACTTACAACACTGGAAGTCAAAATGTAGGTCCCAAAAAACCTGAAAAGAAGTCATATCTGGGTGGGTTTGGAGCTCCTCCTGGACTGCTGAAACCAAATGACTTCACCCTGCCTAGTAGCATATCAACCACTAATAGCAAACCGACTACATCTGCTGTGCCTAGCTCAGTCCCATGTACAACTGGTAACTGTAACACTTCTCCTGGTCAGCCCCAACATGGACATATTGAAGGTGGAAATGCAATTGCCAAACCAGAAGGAACATACAACTCGGCTCCGTGCTCATCAGGAAATTGTGGTTCTCAAAATAAACAAAGCGGTACACTGAACTTAAACGGTGCTAATGCTGCAGCAGGAGCTGTCGCGTCAGCTAATGCAGTTGCTTATTCTGGAGGATTCGGTGGCCCACCAGGGTTTTTAAAACCTTTCGATGACGGAAAATCCGCGGGTGGTGCGACACTGTCAAGTAGTAAAATCCCTGTCAGTGCATCAGGCTTAAGTGGTGGTAATTTTCCAGCAAGTGGAATTCATAATACTGTTAGCAACGGAGGTTTGATCGGGGCTGGAGCTCAATCAGCTGCTTTCGCTGGGGCTAGTGCAGGTGCATTTGGCGGATCTTCCTATGGTCACAATGCTCTTGGTGGCCAGGGATCAACTGGCGGTTGTGGCGGTGGATGCAATGGAAGCGGATCGTATGGCTCTGGGAAAAGCTTGAATGTTAATACTGGCCATCACAAAGGTGGATACAACGATGATTTGTATGGAGGAATCAGTGCAGCGGGTGCTGTAGCTAAATCCAACGCTGCTAGTTTCGGAGGCAGCTTTGCCACCGCTCATGCTTCATCATCAGCGGCAACAAAAGGAGGtgagaaatattaatttgtaggtACCTCTATTTATAATAACACATTTTACTTATCATTATATTTTGTCATGGTATGCTAGAgaaatgttattaataaataaataatagttagaccttgaaaataaattattcagtcAAATTTAACGTTTAGGGTGTGCCTAgcataataacataatatttaaaatggtGTCTCCCTTAACCATTTCACTCTTTGTACTAGCAATCGTCATTATAGACCGTCAATACAGAagtttataaaaatgttttttttttgtttcaggttacGGTAGAAGATAAACTTTATTCCAAATAATGGAGATTTTATGGACTTGTAATATCAACGAAACTGTTTGTGACGTATCttgtgataaaattaaattagattaAGTAGTCAGTCAACATAAACGGTATAATAGtagttttatataaaataaaataataaaataaaaaagagtaTTGTGgaaaatgtttgttttattcaataatatactcaacatcaaataaaccgcaccttccgcgacgcgaactttatcgattttcttctgacacaatcatggtgccccaacaatattggtgttatttgaaagcccaataaatatccttaaagaaaaacacatttaatttcttaataaatgattaacatataccataaatgtgacttgaaaaaatacctcactttgggcccacctatgggatcaattagaccaatttttatggttataaaaccaaataatgatctgacgtgtcctctttaacagatggatagcgattaatcccaacttaacagttttatagtcataaaaaatggctatagcgtaactacctattttttgaagaagtgactctggatccttctaaagacacatttttggggtaaaaacctttcctttaatgaaatgaaggttagaactaggcttttaaatggtaccaatattggtgggaagtggggatgcatacgtttgaaaatgcttttcgcgggaggtgcgatttatttgacgtcgagtgtattattattttaaagttcagaatttaaacacaaattattgTTGGAATCTATTGTCATTTATCACATAAATTGATGCCTACTCGTAGTAATCAAATGCCATTTGCACGTCTTATATTAAGAATATATTAGCATATAAACAGAGTGGTAACGATGATTGCCTACTCTCGTTACACCTAACAAGCAAACCTTCTAAGGACTGGCTCATCTCCCACGACCGCCGTAAATCATTCGAGGCGACTCATATATTTACTGATACAATCACGCACTCAACCATTGTTCATGACCTGAGTTTGCGGATGTtggcaaaaaataaataattcatggACATTATAATAGTAACACTCGTTATATTCTTTACTCTATAATATCTctagattttatttataaacttcaTTACTATTTATGAAATTGTTTGTTGCCTGACTGAATAATAATCTACCAGGGCAAAAGTTTTACTTTtagttaccagtgataacttatggctcggaaacgtggcctctcactataggccttatacagaagctcaaagttgcacagcgtgctatggagagggctatgcttggtgtttctttgcgagatcgaatcggaaatgaggaaatccgtaaacgaactaaagtcgctgacatagcccgacgtattagcaagctgaagtggcaatgggcagggcacatagtgcgcagaactgacggccgatggggcagcaaggttctggaatggaggccgcgtaccggaaggcgcagcgtgggacgtccacctacaaggtggaccgacgacatcgtaaaggtagcagggaagcgctggacgcaggccgctaccaatcgatcaacgtggaaagcattaggggaggcctatgtttagcagtggacgtcctatggctgacatgatgatgatgatgatgagggcaAAAGTTTCGTCTAGAAAGCTACAATTGCCACTAAcagattatttataaaatatgtgacTCTACGAACTTAGAAAGGAAACTGCTTGCTGTTAAATGGGACCCTCTAGCTAGATGAATAAGACTTTTCGCCTTATCGCTAAGTGAAAATAATAACTCTACCCTGGAAAAATTGAGGATCGCTTAAATTGCGCCGCTCCAAAGAAAAACCTTAGACACTTAGGAATAACTTGGAAAATTTAAACACATGTAAAGCCTTCAGCtagcttatttaaaaaatttctgaaCTCTATGTGCAAGGCAGGGCGAAGACGATTTTTTCAGATACTTTGTTAAACATCACCATTAGGTGTTtcgtatttaaattaattatgtcgTCTATAACTTGTAGGTAATAATAGCAATAATAGTATCAATAATAACAATGACTAGCATGACTATCTGACTTGCGTAGGATTTGTGATCTTGCTTGACCTTCGTAACATGAATTCTAATCCACTTAGGTGAGTACTcaataaactaaaattaagtTGAAGactaaaatatttcatacaTTCGCCTTCATTTCTATTTCTATCTTCGCCTCATACCTATTATCTTCCCAAAATCGTTTCTTTTGCAACTTTACTAGCTATCCCCGCGATTCCGTACTTGGACTTACTTTAGACGACATGTAGAGCTCTTTTCTTCtcctgtatttatttaaatatttgttaattttaaaaaatatattaatatccTACTTACTCGTGAATCCGACTTTTCTTGccttaaaactaaaataagaAGGAAACTAAGGCATTTTTAGGATTCTGAGTTTCTATATCAGTGTGAGATAATTAGTAGATGCATAATACTTATGATTGTATACATGTTCAAAATACCGGTTTTAAAAACATCTCAgctcaaataaaaaaacaacgaTTTTTATTTGGTCACGACTTTGGTGATTGATGTCACTATTAATTGAAAAAGCGTCGAGAATTTCTTAATTGTTCGGGTTTAACCTGTGCcatcaattatatttttgagGTAATTGGAACTATTAAAAATACGTCGGAcggaaataaataggtactgaCATCTTTGTCTTTATTTATTATAGCAAGATTTggtgttctttttttttatacacgacgcgatacagtggaattcagctcgcatagcactacgtacctacaattttattcacctacaagttttgtctctttctatcgcgtgcctctgaactcttcttacgctgttagggttgctgtctagtgaaaaaataattaatctacttatttgtaatgaggtacgtatgtaggtaagtatgcattcattatggaaaaccttgggagaggcctttttccagcagtggacgtcatttggctgaaacgaacgaacgaattctgagcagtagtcatggtaggttaggttcctatactatcctaagaattattgattacctacatggccaacatacctttcagcatctttgggaagcgaaaaaaaaagataaacccggtagatttcttttcgaatttaaacacccgaacgccgcacaatatatctttctttttatgtccatttttaaataatacttcgatcatagaattataatcatactacaacgcacgccagcgtcctgacgggcgcgcgcgtgacactcgactgatataatacccgccggcggggcgcttcgctgtaggtaattatcggatgtaccgcgcggagtgagccaggcctggtaatgGTGCTTCAGGATTACTCAACAATGGTCTCGATCAATGCATTATGTTTGCAAAAGAGAACCACTTGTCAATCGTATGAATATGTATGTGTGATTGTTTCCATTTCTGATGGAAGGTGACAGACTGGTGGTCACTAATGTTTGTTAGCAAACACCTGAATATATGCATACTTACCCAGTCTAATGAAGCTATTAAAATATGGtttgtttattataatttataatacatTTTGGACATTACAAAggaataaaattttatataaagaACCTCACTTGGCCATCATGACCCCTGCGGAGTGCGTTTCATAAACTACAGtgataaaatatgtttaatacACCAAAACTTAAATAGGTATGTATTATTCTGATACGAGAGTCGCATGGAATGAACACAAAGAAACAATTAAAGTAAGTATACGGTACCTTCTCCATACCTACCTAGAGATTTTCCATTAGAACTTTAATTAAGTAGACTAGATAGATCAAGAGCCACgaaaaagtgtttttaaaatgtacctACCAAGAACTCTTTTGATTGGAATGATAGCTTTTGTAAAAGGTACGATTTAAATGTGAATAATTGTTTGTTTATAGGCCTTACAATCTAATCTGTCGACGTCGAAAGATAGTTAAACCAGACCTACCTTTGTTGattaaatgaataatttatGAACGTCGATTTGTATTCCAAATCAGGTTAGTACTTTGACCTACTTTTAACAAAAACTATTCATATCTTGTACTTAGTGATCGCATCGTACCAATAGCCAAGTAATAATGCTAAACGCATcgattaaaaacttaaattgtCTCTATACATTCCCTTAGTGAATACTTACttgtgtttgtttagtttgcagtggccggttAGTATTCTAGTcaatgcatgttctttgctcatgcggcccgcttatgagcaaaagaagtatccatctcgggcgacacatgcacccggatgagatagcagatatcacgctccaaagaatctggacatttatagactcaacgggactaagcagtgaactctaaagacaagggctgccacaatatatcaaacctggtcgagctggcgcaaatgaaggcccaaaaaccaataataataaataatagtgaATACTTAATGACTACTCCTATGAGTATATAGGCGATAAGTATACAGCGGAAACAACCAGAATCATCCCAAAAATCATggatttatttctttattctaCTTTGGGTATCCATATTTAGTTAATGAAGGCTTGACATTGTTTTTATATCACTACCAACAAGTTCTGATTAAAGTTTGATAGACATCTCGCTCATTCATAGCAACATAATCCGTAAGTATTGCGTGATTACCATAAATTGCCATTGACATAGTATAAAAACTTGGGTTTGAATGACCTTCTCAAAGTACATTGACCAATAGAATACAAGATATCTGCTACAGTAGTCGTCGACGCGTGTAGTTAACAATGACCTCTGGAGTACTGTGTGAATCTGTCAAGAGGTTAATAAGCtacacatttatttaagtttgaaTGTATAATTTCAGTAGTAAAACATTTGACTATGCCTTTTAGACACCATTGTGACTTCGCGCTAGTTTCTTAAAAGCTCTTACTAATAGAAAAAAAGTAAGGCCTGATGAAAACCATTGAAATGTATACCTGGCagtagtttattaaaaaaaccatTCGTATACTTGCATACCTACTTAGGATTTATTTTTATcccatgaaaatgtaaaaattgaGGTGAATGATGATAGCAAAAAATGCACAACGTAAAATACTGTTTGTCCTCCCTGGAAATTAAACCCAGAGCTCAATAGAGTCCAACTCCAACCGCTAGACCCCGAAGGCGTCAATTTGGTAACTTATCGCCAGAGATTTGTTGACCATTGTTTATTTCACCGAGCATTACATTTCTTATCTATTTAA
Proteins encoded in this window:
- the LOC135071705 gene encoding collagen alpha-2(I) chain-like, yielding MELAVCAIVSVLVTLQPVLGTPHGYGVKNGAVAQAVAGAAAGAFSGAAALPIALPHGAGFSGSYSKSSSSSFASSSASSSSSSFSFSGSGIPGAIGGCTSGICQNGDGANAGASNGNLNGFTHNGAAGLAAAQAGAIAGSQSYNKGGVVPSCSGADCPKQSDADCKGPNCSGDSDKCESGQCGPSTYNNQIKGGSAEAQDSSSSLSNNLNTEYNSKCTSGDCGTTPHKEASPSSYNPSNNCASGQCGPSPSTGGVSPAYGVSSYSSGPSEKCSSGQCGPSPGTGSVTPSLGGNSYPSGPKEKCTSGQCGPLPGSVSSGSVTPSFGGNSYPSGPNVSPAIGGNSYPSGPNEKCTSGQCGPSTGTGSVTPAFGGNSYPSGPNGTPTFGGNSYPSGPNQKCTSGQCGPSQGSGSVTPSFGSNSYPSGPNEKCTSGQCGPSTGTGSVTPAFGGNSYPSGPNVTPAFGGNSYPSGPNEKCTSGQCGPSPGSGSSGTVTPTFGGNSYPSGSNEKCTSGQCGPSTGTGSVTPAFGSNGYPSGSNKTPTFGSNSNPSGPNEKCTSGQCGPLTGTGSVTPTFSSNSYPSGPNEKCTSGQCGPSAGAGGVTPAFGSNSYSSGPNERCTSGQCGLAQSSGNVAPAFGSNSYPSGPNEKCTSGQCGPTQGSGSVPSAFGENYNSNKPNDKCTSGQCGSLPANGNSSPNYASNNKHDIPINTPRGTTPKPNNYPSQGFNNNPGFTSQSGSGCPFGNCGTLPSSNPTTTYSYVQGSTNTYSKPNYSNQNSVGCTTPDCDNGAYNPHASAPSSASAPTYNKPATYLTAPKQAPSCTSPNCQPAVISPGYNPSRPITPGTGDYPNIQTIAQTPICTNGNCGQTQPLYPSSYSVPLIPSQQNSAYRPSEPKCTSANCGANNPSAPSNVPVNEPSNYPTTQQQIPHKGVPSFKPSSPQDAPSVPTYTSNQPPKATSAPVYNNPKDDGSIPPFVALTPPNCSGSTCPDSPLKQPNYNQNAVSTASAGSSSTGSNYVGTYNTGSQNVGPKKPEKKSYLGGFGAPPGLLKPNDFTLPSSISTTNSKPTTSAVPSSVPCTTGNCNTSPGQPQHGHIEGGNAIAKPEGTYNSAPCSSGNCGSQNKQSGTLNLNGANAAAGAVASANAVAYSGGFGGPPGFLKPFDDGKSAGGATLSSSKIPVSASGLSGGNFPASGIHNTVSNGGLIGAGAQSAAFAGASAGAFGGSSYGHNALGGQGSTGGCGGGCNGSGSYGSGKSLNVNTGHHKGGYNDDLYGGISAAGAVAKSNAASFGGSFATAHASSSAATKGGYGRR